Proteins from one Arcobacter sp. F2176 genomic window:
- a CDS encoding LPS-assembly protein LptD — MHKTLLILPILLGSLYSKDFQKEKLQILSNDLNSKDNIVIANGDVVIFSPKYYISAQKVIYDKEKGTLELFDDVVILKDNIIQTQSDYAFVDLNDENVTENPILLLDNKSQLWVTSHEANKEKDSYHFKDSIMSSCDCIDPAWNIRFSSADYDTKDQWLNAYNARLYIKDIPVMYTPYIGFSTDTTRRTGLLRPTVGYSSSEGFVYSQPIFIAPADNYDVELIPQIRTTRGYGMYAYYRYADSPDSILKIGSGYFKEKNDYADENSLENDSHFGWNIDYSRNKLFSGNNSDDGLYASIKWLNDIEYYNLEDDSQNNSDEKKVESKINYYYKNNDYYFGTYLRHYIDTSLESNKTTLQQLPQVQLHSFSNSLFFDKLLYSTDLQTTNYTRDTGLNAVKTDLNIPISYSFSMFDDYIKVILEEEVSLSKIDYSKGDANYKNATFIENRHKVTFNTNLVKKYDTGIHTINFDTAFVIPNVVKSKGDIYPLNSTSTELSSFPLSKTTKTITFSVNQSWTDIEDLKEIINHKISQSIIYDDFNNTELGDLENEIRYNYFLGSISNRIVYGNLDNKLTESSTSFSFNYENYFFNATHYMSKDTPNSGKEDLESYTINTGFTFYKDYKFTYQEDYNIKEKLRNKQSFILGIFDKCWDLNLSYIKEIKPSSSTRVNSKKQDIVFLELTLKPIGGFKQQYTVKEDK, encoded by the coding sequence ATGCATAAAACACTTCTAATTTTGCCAATACTTCTTGGTAGTTTATATTCAAAAGATTTTCAAAAAGAAAAACTTCAGATATTGTCTAATGATTTAAATAGTAAAGATAATATAGTAATAGCAAATGGTGATGTAGTAATATTTTCTCCTAAGTATTATATATCTGCACAAAAAGTAATTTATGATAAGGAAAAGGGTACTTTAGAACTGTTTGATGATGTTGTAATATTAAAAGATAATATAATTCAAACTCAAAGTGATTATGCTTTTGTTGATTTAAATGATGAAAATGTAACAGAAAATCCAATACTTCTTTTAGATAATAAATCACAATTATGGGTAACTTCTCATGAAGCAAACAAAGAAAAAGATTCTTATCATTTCAAAGATTCAATTATGTCAAGTTGTGATTGTATAGATCCAGCTTGGAATATAAGATTCTCTAGTGCAGATTATGATACAAAAGATCAATGGTTAAATGCATATAATGCTAGACTTTATATAAAAGATATCCCCGTAATGTATACTCCTTATATAGGGTTTTCAACCGATACCACAAGAAGAACTGGACTTTTAAGACCAACGGTTGGATATTCTTCATCTGAGGGCTTTGTTTATTCTCAACCAATTTTTATAGCTCCTGCTGATAATTATGATGTTGAACTTATTCCTCAAATAAGAACAACTAGAGGTTATGGAATGTATGCATATTATAGATATGCTGATTCTCCAGATTCTATTTTAAAAATTGGAAGTGGTTATTTTAAAGAAAAAAATGATTATGCTGATGAAAATTCTTTAGAAAATGATAGCCATTTTGGATGGAATATTGATTATTCAAGAAATAAATTATTTAGTGGAAATAATAGTGATGATGGATTATATGCATCAATCAAATGGTTAAATGATATAGAATATTATAATTTAGAAGATGATAGTCAAAATAACTCTGATGAAAAAAAAGTTGAATCAAAAATTAATTATTACTATAAAAATAATGATTATTATTTTGGTACATATTTAAGACACTATATTGATACTTCTTTAGAATCAAATAAAACTACTCTTCAACAATTACCACAAGTTCAGTTGCACTCTTTTTCTAATAGTTTATTTTTTGATAAACTTTTATATTCAACAGACTTGCAAACAACAAACTATACAAGAGATACAGGACTAAATGCTGTAAAAACAGATTTAAATATTCCTATCTCTTATAGCTTTTCAATGTTTGATGATTATATTAAAGTGATTTTGGAAGAAGAAGTTTCTTTATCAAAAATTGATTATTCAAAAGGAGATGCTAATTATAAAAATGCAACTTTTATTGAAAATAGACATAAGGTAACTTTTAATACCAATTTAGTAAAAAAATATGATACAGGAATACATACAATTAATTTTGACACTGCATTTGTTATACCAAATGTTGTTAAGTCAAAAGGTGATATATATCCATTAAATTCAACATCAACAGAATTATCTTCATTTCCTTTATCAAAAACAACTAAAACTATAACTTTTTCAGTAAATCAATCTTGGACTGATATTGAAGATTTAAAAGAGATAATTAATCATAAGATTAGCCAATCAATAATTTACGATGATTTTAATAATACTGAATTAGGTGATTTGGAAAATGAAATAAGATATAATTATTTTCTAGGATCTATTTCAAATAGAATTGTATATGGTAATTTAGATAATAAGTTGACAGAATCATCTACAAGTTTTTCATTTAACTATGAAAATTATTTTTTTAATGCAACACATTATATGTCAAAAGATACTCCTAATTCAGGTAAAGAAGATTTAGAATCATATACTATAAATACTGGTTTTACTTTTTATAAGGATTATAAGTTTACATATCAAGAAGATTATAATATAAAAGAAAAACTTAGAAATAAACAATCTTTTATTTTAGGTATTTTTGATAAATGTTGGGATTTAAATTTAAGTTATATAAAAGAGATTAAACCAAGTTCTTCAACAAGAGTTAACTCAAAAAAACAAGATATAGTTTTTCTGGAATTAACACTAAAACCAATTGGTGGGTTTAAACAACAATATACAGTTAAAGAGGATAAATAG
- a CDS encoding RDD family protein, with the protein MIDEQKNNDNFELATINSRIIAFIIDDMLITFIVLAIFWDTITNNGSDLTTVLILMNKFVFQVLVLKFVYQTFFVWYYGATLGKIVAKIRVIDYDDFSKVSLVQSALRSFGRILSEMFFYIGFIFAFFNEGKQTFHDKISKTLVVNA; encoded by the coding sequence ATGATAGATGAACAAAAGAATAACGATAATTTTGAACTTGCAACAATTAATTCGAGAATAATAGCATTTATAATTGATGATATGCTAATTACCTTTATTGTATTAGCCATATTTTGGGATACAATTACTAATAATGGAAGTGATTTAACTACAGTTTTAATTTTAATGAATAAATTTGTTTTTCAAGTTTTAGTTTTAAAATTTGTTTATCAAACATTTTTTGTGTGGTATTATGGTGCTACACTTGGTAAAATAGTAGCAAAGATAAGAGTTATCGATTATGATGACTTTTCTAAAGTTAGTTTGGTACAATCTGCGTTAAGATCATTTGGTAGAATTTTAAGTGAAATGTTTTTTTATATTGGCTTTATATTCGCATTTTTTAACGAGGGTAAACAAACATTTCATGATAAAATTTCAAAAACATTGGTTGTAAATGCATAA
- the purD gene encoding phosphoribosylamine--glycine ligase yields MNILILGSGGREYSIGLAISKENKHNIYFMPGNGATQNLGTNINIKDYKKLALWAKENSIDLTIVGPEAPLVDGVVDIFKENDLTIFGPSAAAARLEGSKVYMKNILKKYNIPTAAFIETSNENEAYSFIDNMENTPIVVKADGLCAGKGVIIAQSKDEAKKAVSDMLSGESFGDAGNCVVVEEFLDGYELSIFAICDGENYKVLPAAQDHKRIGDGDTGPNTGGMGAYAPTPLVNDDIYKKVEERVIKPTLEGMKKEGAPYEGVLFIGVMVVKGEPIILEYNVRFGDPECEILMPLLETPVSELFYKGATKNLKSLDIKIKDEFSVGVVMASKNYPYSSSEPAEIIVDEIVDEDILNNTHISYAGVEKEDDKLFATGGRVLVCVGFGTTIKQARDRAYALCGQVHFAGKKCRTDIAYQALK; encoded by the coding sequence GTGAATATTTTAATACTTGGTAGCGGTGGTAGAGAATACTCTATTGGATTAGCTATATCTAAAGAGAATAAACACAATATATATTTTATGCCAGGAAATGGGGCTACGCAGAATTTAGGTACTAATATAAATATTAAAGATTATAAAAAATTAGCTTTATGGGCAAAAGAAAATAGTATAGATTTAACAATTGTAGGACCAGAAGCTCCTTTAGTAGATGGAGTTGTAGATATTTTTAAAGAGAATGATTTAACTATTTTTGGACCAAGTGCAGCAGCTGCTAGACTTGAAGGTTCAAAAGTTTATATGAAAAATATATTAAAAAAATATAATATTCCAACAGCTGCATTTATAGAAACAAGTAATGAAAATGAAGCTTATAGTTTCATTGATAACATGGAAAATACACCAATAGTAGTAAAAGCTGATGGATTATGTGCTGGAAAAGGCGTAATAATTGCCCAATCAAAAGATGAAGCAAAAAAAGCAGTTTCTGATATGCTAAGTGGTGAATCTTTTGGAGATGCTGGGAATTGTGTTGTTGTAGAAGAATTTTTAGATGGTTATGAATTATCAATTTTTGCTATTTGTGATGGAGAAAACTATAAAGTATTACCAGCTGCCCAAGATCATAAGAGAATAGGGGATGGTGATACAGGACCAAATACTGGTGGAATGGGAGCATATGCTCCAACTCCTTTAGTAAATGATGACATTTATAAGAAAGTTGAAGAAAGAGTTATTAAACCAACTCTAGAAGGAATGAAAAAAGAAGGAGCTCCATATGAAGGTGTTCTTTTTATAGGTGTTATGGTAGTAAAAGGTGAACCCATTATTTTAGAATATAATGTAAGATTTGGTGATCCTGAGTGTGAAATTTTGATGCCATTATTAGAAACTCCTGTTTCTGAACTTTTTTATAAAGGTGCAACAAAAAACTTAAAATCACTTGATATTAAAATAAAAGATGAGTTTAGTGTTGGTGTTGTTATGGCTAGTAAAAATTATCCATATAGTTCAAGTGAGCCTGCTGAAATAATAGTAGATGAAATAGTAGATGAAGATATTTTAAATAATACACATATCTCATATGCTGGAGTTGAAAAAGAAGATGATAAACTTTTTGCAACAGGTGGAAGAGTTTTAGTTTGTGTGGGGTTTGGGACAACAATAAAACAAGCAAGAGATAGAGCTTATGCACTTTGTGGGCAAGTTCACTTTGCTGGCAAAAAATGTAGAACAGATATCGCTTATCAAGCATTAAAGTAG
- a CDS encoding uroporphyrinogen-III synthase: MNNIVLLSNAKYKGIENLPVFDIEYLDINIDLKKYDSLIFTSKNAIYALDKNSLPWTNLDSYAIAKKTSDILKKYNSNVVYSGISSHGDAFAYELIPYLKNKKVLYVKGEKSVSKLFDILKENKIDINELIVYKTICNKNKLKVPSLNSTIIFTSPSCIKCFFDKIAWDESYKAIVIGNTTAKYMPKNVKYKVSPTQSIEACIELAKTFQ, translated from the coding sequence ATGAATAATATAGTTTTACTTTCAAATGCAAAATATAAAGGAATAGAAAATCTTCCTGTATTTGATATAGAATATTTAGATATAAATATAGATTTAAAAAAGTATGATTCTTTGATCTTTACATCAAAAAATGCTATTTATGCCCTTGATAAAAATTCTTTGCCTTGGACTAATTTAGATTCATATGCTATTGCAAAAAAGACTTCTGATATTTTAAAAAAATATAACTCAAATGTAGTTTATTCTGGTATCTCTTCTCATGGAGATGCTTTTGCTTATGAATTAATTCCTTATTTGAAAAATAAAAAAGTATTATATGTAAAAGGTGAGAAAAGTGTATCAAAACTATTTGATATTTTAAAAGAGAATAAAATAGATATTAATGAATTAATAGTGTATAAAACTATTTGTAATAAAAATAAGTTAAAAGTTCCTTCTTTAAATTCAACTATTATTTTTACTTCACCTTCTTGTATAAAATGTTTTTTTGACAAAATAGCTTGGGATGAGAGTTATAAAGCTATAGTAATAGGAAATACAACTGCAAAATATATGCCAAAAAATGTAAAATATAAAGTCTCTCCTACTCAATCAATTGAAGCATGTATTGAACTTGCAAAAACATTTCAATAA
- a CDS encoding SulP family inorganic anion transporter, with translation MFKNIKNDILGGVTASVVALPLALAFGVASGAGAQAGIYGAIILGFFAALFGGTPTQISGPTGPMTVITAAAIVAFKDDLASVMTVIFLAGIIQISFGLFGIGKWIKFIPYPVISGFMTGIGIIIIILQINPFLGVDGYGSVLHTLIEIPNTFHLVNNDSLVIACITLIIMFFTPKFITKIIPSALVALIVMTSFSIYYGYDIKVIGEIPTSLPNFVLPFNFDILKLKDIFVYALTLALLGTIDTLLTSLVADSMTKTKHRPNKELIGQGIGNSLCSFVGGIPGAGATMRTVINIKSGGVSRISGMTHSIMLLITVVFFAKYASQVPLAVLSGILIKVGVDIIDYRFFRIMKVLHKNDILIMITVLLLTVFVDLIMAVGAGITFAAISAVYKISKETRIQTIKAFKDSPFDIDIDNSEIRILRIDGAFFFGSAMILERRIKKVLKAKYIIIDCRDIVFLDISAIITIEEIINLLKDYNIDVSLVLKERDRRRITKIEDSAIFKNTHICKNMDLAINKIQRENLQINE, from the coding sequence TTGTTTAAAAATATAAAAAATGATATTTTAGGTGGAGTAACAGCTTCAGTTGTTGCTTTACCACTAGCTTTAGCTTTTGGGGTTGCAAGTGGAGCTGGGGCTCAAGCTGGTATTTATGGAGCCATTATACTTGGTTTTTTTGCAGCTTTATTTGGTGGAACACCAACTCAAATATCAGGACCTACTGGTCCTATGACAGTTATTACAGCTGCTGCTATAGTAGCTTTTAAAGATGACTTAGCCTCTGTTATGACAGTGATATTTTTAGCAGGAATAATTCAAATTTCTTTTGGTCTTTTTGGTATTGGGAAGTGGATTAAATTTATTCCTTATCCTGTTATTTCTGGATTTATGACTGGAATTGGAATAATTATAATTATTTTACAAATCAACCCTTTTTTAGGAGTTGATGGTTATGGTTCTGTACTTCATACTTTAATTGAGATCCCCAATACTTTTCATTTAGTTAATAATGACTCTTTAGTTATTGCTTGTATTACTCTAATAATTATGTTTTTTACTCCTAAATTTATTACAAAAATTATACCTTCTGCCTTGGTAGCTTTGATTGTTATGACATCTTTTAGTATCTATTATGGGTATGATATAAAAGTAATAGGTGAGATTCCGACATCTTTGCCTAATTTTGTTTTACCTTTTAATTTTGACATTTTAAAGTTAAAAGATATTTTTGTATATGCATTAACATTAGCTTTATTAGGAACAATTGATACTTTATTAACATCATTAGTAGCAGATTCCATGACAAAAACTAAACATAGACCAAATAAAGAGCTAATAGGGCAAGGAATTGGTAACTCTTTATGTTCTTTTGTTGGAGGAATTCCAGGTGCTGGGGCTACAATGAGAACTGTAATTAACATAAAAAGTGGAGGAGTTAGTAGAATTTCTGGAATGACTCATTCTATAATGCTTTTAATTACTGTTGTATTTTTTGCTAAATATGCTTCGCAAGTTCCATTAGCTGTTTTATCTGGAATTTTGATAAAAGTTGGTGTTGATATTATTGATTATAGATTTTTTAGAATCATGAAAGTCTTGCATAAAAATGACATACTAATTATGATTACCGTTTTATTATTAACTGTATTTGTAGATTTAATAATGGCAGTTGGTGCAGGTATCACTTTTGCTGCAATATCAGCTGTTTATAAAATATCAAAAGAGACCAGAATTCAAACAATAAAAGCCTTTAAAGATAGCCCTTTTGATATAGATATAGATAATAGTGAAATAAGAATATTAAGAATTGATGGAGCTTTTTTCTTTGGAAGTGCAATGATACTTGAACGAAGAATTAAAAAAGTTTTAAAAGCTAAATATATTATTATTGATTGTAGAGATATAGTTTTTTTAGATATTTCTGCAATTATTACAATTGAAGAAATTATAAATTTATTAAAAGATTATAATATTGATGTTTCATTAGTTTTAAAAGAAAGAGATAGAAGAAGAATTACAAAAATAGAAGACAGTGCGATATTTAAAAATACACATATATGTAAAAATATGGATTTAGCAATAAATAAAATTCAAAGAGAGAATCTACAAATAAATGAATAA
- the der gene encoding ribosome biogenesis GTPase Der, translating to MQVINNKDELKKIALVGQPNVGKSSLFNRIAKQRIAIVSDQAGTTRDIRKHEVEIFDKKALMLDTGGIDETNDAIFSTVKRKAVETAKEADIILFMVDGKKLPDEKDKELFYELQALGKKLALVVNKIDNDKEKERLWDFFEFGIKDENLFGISVSHNRGTKDLFDWIYNVLPELPESEVIINREILDEDDSEYEEGEYPLEEEIVEEEVDDNNIKVAIIGRVNVGKSSILNALIGQERSVVSPIAGTTIDPVDESFEYKDKNITFVDTAGLRRRGSIEGIEKFALMRTKEMLQKANLALVVLDASSELVDLDEKIAGLVDEYGLGTIIVLNKWDENMDTFQKIQETIRSKFKFLYYAPIIAVSAKTGRSIDKLKDKLIEIYENYSQRISTSELNRIIEYALIRHALPSPNGAYLRIYYTTQFETKPPRIALIMNKPNLLHFSYKRYLINILREQLNFEGTPIHILTRKKGQREEDEETN from the coding sequence ATGCAAGTAATTAATAATAAAGATGAATTGAAAAAAATAGCATTAGTGGGACAACCAAATGTTGGTAAAAGTTCACTATTTAACAGAATAGCCAAACAAAGAATAGCCATAGTATCAGATCAAGCAGGAACAACAAGAGATATTCGAAAACATGAAGTAGAAATATTTGATAAAAAAGCATTGATGTTAGATACAGGCGGTATTGATGAGACAAATGATGCAATCTTTTCAACAGTAAAAAGAAAAGCTGTTGAGACTGCAAAAGAGGCTGATATAATACTTTTTATGGTAGATGGTAAAAAGCTTCCAGATGAAAAAGATAAAGAATTATTTTATGAGCTTCAAGCTTTAGGAAAGAAATTAGCTTTAGTTGTAAATAAAATTGATAATGACAAAGAGAAAGAAAGACTTTGGGACTTTTTTGAGTTTGGTATTAAGGATGAAAATCTTTTTGGAATATCTGTTTCTCATAATAGAGGAACAAAAGATTTATTTGATTGGATTTATAATGTTTTACCTGAATTACCGGAGAGTGAAGTAATTATAAATAGAGAAATTTTAGATGAAGATGATTCTGAATATGAAGAAGGTGAATATCCTTTAGAAGAAGAGATAGTTGAAGAAGAAGTAGATGATAATAATATTAAAGTAGCAATTATTGGTAGAGTTAATGTTGGTAAATCATCTATACTTAATGCTTTAATTGGTCAAGAAAGATCAGTTGTTTCTCCAATAGCAGGAACAACAATAGATCCTGTAGATGAATCATTTGAATATAAAGATAAGAATATTACTTTTGTTGATACCGCAGGTTTACGAAGAAGAGGAAGTATTGAAGGGATAGAAAAGTTTGCTTTAATGAGAACTAAAGAAATGCTACAAAAAGCAAATTTAGCTTTAGTTGTTTTAGATGCTTCTTCTGAATTAGTTGATTTAGATGAAAAAATTGCTGGGTTGGTTGATGAATATGGATTAGGAACAATAATTGTTTTAAATAAATGGGATGAAAATATGGATACATTCCAAAAAATACAAGAAACAATTAGAAGTAAATTTAAATTTCTATATTATGCACCAATAATTGCAGTATCTGCAAAAACAGGTAGAAGTATTGATAAATTAAAAGATAAATTAATTGAAATTTATGAAAATTATAGTCAAAGAATATCTACATCTGAATTAAATAGAATTATAGAGTATGCACTAATTAGACATGCTCTTCCAAGTCCAAATGGTGCATATTTAAGAATATATTATACAACTCAATTTGAGACTAAACCTCCAAGAATTGCGCTTATTATGAATAAACCAAATTTATTACACTTTTCATATAAAAGATATTTGATCAATATTTTAAGAGAGCAATTAAATTTTGAGGGAACACCTATTCATATTTTAACTCGAAAAAAAGGTCAAAGAGAAGAAGACGAAGAGACAAATTAA
- the hpf gene encoding ribosome hibernation-promoting factor, HPF/YfiA family — MNTSIVGRHIELTDAIKDYVNSSVEIFKKYNLDIISVNSIIDKEERNSKPVFVFEFTINVAHLDTIVVKQKDKDLYSAVDIAVDRVSKVLRRHHDKVSTHKATKLSEVVSTEIEDAIANELDRLEAEIVPVRLTSYKPIDIEEALIDLKSSGSAFKVFYDKDDNMRVLYKTSDEGKFGLY; from the coding sequence ATGAATACAAGTATTGTAGGAAGACACATAGAATTAACAGATGCGATAAAAGACTATGTAAATAGTTCAGTAGAAATTTTTAAAAAGTATAACTTAGATATTATTTCAGTTAATTCTATTATTGATAAAGAAGAGAGAAATAGTAAACCTGTATTCGTTTTCGAATTTACAATCAATGTAGCACATTTAGATACAATTGTTGTAAAACAAAAAGATAAAGATTTATATTCTGCGGTTGATATTGCAGTTGATAGAGTTTCAAAAGTATTAAGAAGACATCATGATAAAGTAAGTACTCACAAAGCTACTAAACTTTCTGAAGTTGTTTCTACAGAAATTGAAGATGCAATTGCAAATGAATTAGATAGACTTGAAGCTGAAATAGTTCCAGTTAGATTAACTTCATACAAACCAATTGATATTGAAGAAGCATTAATTGATCTAAAATCATCTGGTTCTGCATTTAAAGTTTTCTATGATAAAGATGATAATATGAGAGTATTATACAAAACAAGTGATGAAGGAAAATTTGGTTTATACTAA
- a CDS encoding DNA translocase FtsK 4TM domain-containing protein: MKLGLKYKLKFLNYYNKGSQIVKKILSLISLFLIVYFEYATIVSDKVTVGKVGSIFASYSHLYFGYLSYVYLFLILYPIYKINFKHEPTKEYLKYFGIFIFLLSALIFQSLVFTKADRLSGLIGDGIIDVLFPFIGFAGLWLLVLIGFLITFLIFIDGKEIKTVNVQKIASNIKKDVVLFQPKTNDSRREKRRKKITVKEVGDTAEILIIEEDNKEDKKSKNDNVENITEPQVNENIEEKHSIMVDELEENKKLQDEIEVGESEKPKDFKLPSSNFFQTPPKISTSKINEEIIDRKIADLLEKLLMFKIEGDVVRTYTGPVVTTFEFKPAPHVKVSKVLNLQDDLAMALKAETIRIQAPIPGKDVIGIEVPNENMHVIYLKELLDSEIFNKATSPLTMILGKDIVGKPFITDLKKLPHLLIAGTTGSGKSVGLNAMILSLLYKNSPDNLKLIMIDPKMLEFSIYNDIPHLLTPVITKPKEAITALSNMVLEMERRYTLMSQTKTKNIENYNEKSKKEIFDPLPYIVVIIDELADLMMTSGKDVELSIARLAQMARASGIHLIVATQRPSVDVVTGLIKANLPSRISYKVGQKVDSKIILDAMGAESLLGRGDMLFTPPGSSGLVRLHAPWSKEDEIEKVVDFLKSQREVEYDMNFVKDKDGNGTAISSGDMSSLDELYEDAKQVVLTDKKTSISYIQRKLRIGYNRAATIVEQLEMTGVLSEVNAKGNREILL; the protein is encoded by the coding sequence ATAAAACTTGGCTTAAAGTACAAGCTAAAATTTCTAAATTATTATAATAAAGGGTCTCAAATAGTTAAGAAAATATTATCTTTAATATCACTATTTTTAATAGTATATTTTGAGTATGCAACAATTGTATCTGATAAGGTTACTGTTGGAAAAGTAGGCTCTATTTTCGCTTCATATTCTCATCTATATTTTGGTTATTTATCTTATGTTTATTTATTCTTGATTTTATATCCTATATATAAAATTAATTTTAAACATGAACCAACAAAAGAATACTTGAAGTATTTTGGAATATTTATTTTTCTTTTATCTGCACTTATTTTTCAATCTTTAGTTTTCACAAAAGCAGATAGACTCTCAGGTTTAATCGGTGATGGGATTATTGATGTATTATTCCCTTTTATTGGTTTTGCAGGTTTATGGCTATTAGTTCTAATAGGCTTTTTGATTACATTTTTAATATTTATAGATGGAAAAGAGATTAAAACAGTCAATGTACAAAAAATAGCTTCAAATATAAAAAAAGATGTAGTCTTATTTCAACCCAAAACTAATGATTCTAGAAGAGAAAAAAGAAGAAAAAAAATAACAGTTAAAGAAGTAGGTGATACAGCTGAAATTTTAATTATTGAAGAAGATAATAAAGAAGATAAAAAATCTAAAAATGATAATGTTGAAAATATAACAGAACCACAAGTTAATGAGAATATAGAAGAAAAACACTCTATAATGGTTGATGAATTAGAAGAAAATAAAAAATTACAAGATGAAATAGAAGTTGGAGAATCAGAAAAACCAAAGGACTTTAAACTTCCAAGTAGTAACTTCTTTCAAACACCTCCTAAAATTTCAACTTCAAAAATTAATGAAGAGATAATTGATAGAAAAATTGCTGATTTATTAGAAAAACTTTTGATGTTCAAAATTGAGGGTGATGTCGTTAGAACTTATACCGGTCCTGTGGTTACAACTTTTGAGTTTAAACCTGCACCCCATGTAAAAGTATCAAAAGTATTAAATCTTCAAGATGATTTAGCAATGGCTCTTAAAGCTGAAACTATAAGAATCCAAGCTCCAATTCCTGGAAAAGATGTAATTGGAATAGAAGTTCCAAATGAAAACATGCATGTAATTTATTTAAAAGAGTTATTGGATAGCGAAATATTTAATAAAGCAACTTCTCCCTTAACTATGATTTTAGGGAAAGATATAGTTGGTAAACCTTTTATTACAGATTTAAAGAAACTTCCTCATTTACTTATTGCTGGAACTACAGGTTCTGGAAAATCAGTTGGATTAAATGCAATGATTCTTTCACTTTTATATAAAAATTCACCTGATAACTTGAAATTAATTATGATAGATCCAAAAATGTTAGAGTTTTCTATTTATAATGATATTCCTCATTTATTAACTCCTGTTATAACAAAACCAAAAGAGGCAATTACCGCTTTATCTAATATGGTTTTAGAGATGGAAAGACGATATACATTAATGTCTCAAACAAAAACTAAAAATATCGAAAACTATAATGAAAAATCAAAAAAAGAAATATTTGATCCTTTACCATATATTGTAGTTATTATTGATGAGTTAGCTGACCTTATGATGACAAGTGGAAAAGATGTTGAGCTTTCTATTGCAAGACTTGCACAAATGGCAAGAGCTAGTGGAATTCACTTGATTGTTGCAACCCAAAGACCATCTGTAGATGTTGTAACGGGTTTAATTAAAGCAAACCTACCAAGTAGGATTTCATACAAAGTAGGGCAAAAAGTAGATTCTAAAATCATACTTGATGCAATGGGTGCAGAGTCTTTACTAGGACGAGGAGATATGTTATTTACTCCTCCTGGAAGTTCAGGGCTTGTAAGACTTCATGCTCCATGGTCAAAAGAAGATGAAATAGAAAAAGTTGTTGATTTCTTAAAATCACAAAGAGAAGTTGAATATGATATGAACTTTGTAAAAGATAAAGATGGAAATGGAACTGCAATTTCAAGTGGTGATATGTCATCTTTAGATGAACTTTATGAAGATGCAAAACAAGTTGTATTAACAGATAAAAAAACTTCTATTTCATATATACAAAGAAAACTAAGAATTGGTTACAACAGAGCAGCTACAATTGTAGAACAACTTGAAATGACAGGTGTCTTATCAGAAGTTAATGCAAAAGGTAATCGTGAGATATTACTTTAA